A genomic window from Nicotiana sylvestris chromosome 11, ASM39365v2, whole genome shotgun sequence includes:
- the LOC138881550 gene encoding uncharacterized protein — protein sequence MGGGRSIQTGAQITEFFQSWQIKRVTSTPYHPVGNGQTESIDKVIINNLKKRLEESKVEIGEPSIRFTRASEKSNNEEMRINLDLLEGKREAALIRMAAQKQVIERYYNRKARLRFFKIGDFVLKKVFQSMKGDNAGKLSPAWEGPYMIHDIAGKGAYELETIDGEILPSHWNVVHLKRYYF from the exons atgggtggaggtaggagcattcaaacag GCGCACAAATTACAgagttttttcaaagttggcaaatcaaGAGGGttacatccacaccttatcatccggtgggtaatggacaaacTGAGTCAATAGACAAAGTcattataaacaatttaaagaagcgtttggaggaatccaaag ttgagataggagagccaagTATAAGATTTACACGAGCGTCAGAAAAGTCTAATAACGAAGAAATGCGCATAAATCTTGatctacttgaaggaaaaagggaagctgcgctgataagaatggcagcacaaaagcaggtcatagaacgatactacaaccgaaaagcacgcctaagattcttcaaaattggggacttcgtgctcaaaaaggtttttcaatctatgAAGGGAGATAATGCAGGGAAATTAAGTCCagcatgggaaggaccctatatgattcatgatattgcaggtaaaggagcatacgagctggaaacaatAGATGGTgagatactaccttcacattggaatgttgttcacctgaagagatactatttctaa